Below is a window of Epinephelus fuscoguttatus linkage group LG12, E.fuscoguttatus.final_Chr_v1 DNA.
CCTTTGTTCTGACGCCACAGCGTCTTCTTCATCTATCATCCTAATAGTTTAACTCATTAAGGTTTTATTGTTTGACTGTGGTCATGATGTGGCTGTTtttgtctcagtgtgtttgttgggaTGTCcatggtttcatttaaaacactgAGCCCTGAATCAGTGAATCCTGACGGGCTCAGTTTGAAAAGCTGCAGACGGGTCAAAGCTGAAACTGTTTGCTCCTCTAAAATATGTTTGACTTATTTGGGTTTCACATCAGTGAGATGAATATTCTTTTTCTCGTCTGTTGCTGATCGACTGattcactgaaatgaaaatgtttttaaacaaaGTAGATGAACATaaactgtatcaaaataaaagctgctgtgtctattttaatttcactttgATATGAgattaaaacattcaaaattGAAACTGCTTTTAATCCTAATAAGTTTAATAAGTTTACATCACACCTTGTCCGTCATATGTTTAAATATCTGTTTAAATTCCTGTCATTGTAATCACAGCAGGGTTACAGGGAACAGTGAAAGTTATTTGTCAGTTACAGCTCCTCTACTTTAAATATAGATACACAAAATTAAGACATgtgtataaacatattttttattgtatttttatgtactttttaaaaaaacactgtttaatTGTCTTGTACATCATGtgcacaaaaatgtaaaaaaaaacaaacaaggtttaatgattttattattaatccACAGTGAGCCTGTACTTTGAAAGACGATACGCTTTAGGgtataaaaatatacagtaagtTCTGTTTCGATTAGGGAAGTTGCAgataaagataaacgtgcattTTGCTGTAAAGTTTTTAAGTGTTAAGACAACAGAGAATATTATTATACATATTGCtgatatgttttatttgtgcaaaTTACTTGCTATGTCAATCCTACGTATCCTCATTTAGGAGTTGGTTCACTCTAACAAATAAAATTCAAAGATTTGAAAATGTTATGCATTTTCAGTTTCTGAAAGTGAAGTTCCATAGGCTAGTTtttggaaagtaaagttatgtatttTTAGGGTAGGGTAACATAGGTTTtgttcatcaaaataaagtaaCATATTTTGAGTTTACAAAAGTAGAgttatttaggttttttttcccaaagttatgtgtttttaatctacgtaagtaaagttacgtaggatTTGGTCACCAAAATAATGTTACATATTTTCAGTttgggaaagtaaagttacgtattTTTAGTTCACgtaagtaaagttacataggttatgTTTACCGAAGTTATGTGTTTTTAGTCTGCAACAGTAAAGTTATGCAGGTTAtgtttatcaaaataaatatacatattttcagTTTAGGAAAGTGAAGTTACATATTTTTAGTTaacaaaagtaaagttacgtaggttatgTTTACCAAAGTGAAGATACGTATTTTCAGTTTAGGAAAgcaaagttacgtaggttatgTTTAGCAAAATAAAGTTATGTATTTTCAGTTTAGGAAAGCAAAATTGCCTATTTTTAGTCTACAAAAGTAAAGATACGTAGGTTTTGTTCACcaaaataaagttacatattttcagtttgggaaagtaaagttatgtatttTTAGCATAGGAAAGTAAACATATGTATTCTTAGTTTATGAAAGTAGAGTTACATAGGTTATGTTTACCAAAGTTATGTGTTTTTAGTCTACAAAAGTAGCGTAGAGTCGCGTAGAGTACCTATGTAACGTAGAGTTACGTAGGTTATTTTTTACCAAAATAAAGGTACATATTTTCAATTTAGGAAAGTTAAGtagtacttaacataaagtcatGTACTTAACGTATCATGaagacgtaccttaaaatgaccaACGTTCACCTGGTTTCACACGAGACACAAACGCCGCTGTCCTGAGGGAATGTCCTGTGTTAGTTTGACCTGTCCGTCACTACAACCTGCCTCGATTTCACTTTTTATgccacttccttctttaccaCCGTCAGTGCATTGTTTATGAGATCACAGCCTTTAATATGTGGGTCATATACGAATTAAGATGTGTCATTTTTTGTAGGTACATGTACGAAGAGTTTAGAACAGCCTGCGTGACGATCTTTAACAGGATAATGTATTTgatgttacattatttttttctctgtcccATCCTCATTAGGCTGAAATCACCCTTGTGTACGATGGAGAATCAGACGCTACGTACAGATATTCTTCTCCTGGAGGGGTTAAAGGTGACACCCCACTCCTCCATCCCagccttcatcctcctcctcctcatctacATCTTCATCATGGTGTCCAACATCGGCCTGGTGGTCCTGATCTTCACGGAGAGGAGCCTCCATCAGCCCATGTATCTGCTCTTCTGCAACATGAGTATTAACGATGCATTCGGGGCGACGACCATCATCCCTCCTCTGTTAGGAGACATTTTTATCCCAGTCACAGAGCGCCACATTCATTACATCGACTGTGCCGTACAGGCGTTCTGCAGTCATGTTCATGCAAGCGCCACTCACACGGTGCTCATGATCATGGCCTTCGATCGCTACGTGGCCATCTGCAACCCCCTGAGGTACGCCACCATCATGACCAACAGGATGGTGGTGTCACtgtctgtgtcagcgtgggcgGTGGCTTTAGTTATGGTGGCGATCCTCGTGGGCCTCAGCGTCCGCCTGTCCCGCTGCAGGTGGATTATTTTCAACCCATTCTGCGACAACGCCTCCTTGTTCAAGCTGTCCTGTGAGAGCGTCCTCATCAATAACATCTACGGCCTCGGCTACACGGTGCTCCTGCTGGGCTCGTCCATCGGCAGCGTCACGCTCACCTACCTGAGGATCGCCATAGTGTGTTTGAGTAGTAAGAACAAGGCTCTAAACAGCAAAGCGCTGCAGACCTGCGCCACCCACCTGGCTGTGTACATCATCATGTTTGTGTCAGgtgccatcatcatcatcctccatcGTTTCCCTTACTTAACAGACCACAGGAAGCTGGCGTCCATCATGTTCCATGTGGTTCCTCCTTCCATGAACGCCGTTATCTACGGACTGCAAATCAAAGCGGTCAGACAAAAACTTATGATCATATTTAACAGGAAAACAACAACTGCGTCGCAGGTGAACTGACCCGATGCTGAATGAAGTGTAAATAATGTCAATTCAATAGTTGCACTCACTGAAATATTCAGTCAtgcaattaaaaaacattttctcttcatgtcgtattttgtctttctttttgtttggttgttctCTGTAGAGCATCTTTGAGTATCCAGAAAAGCCTCATACAATCCAATGCATAATTATTATTGTCTTGCTTAGATTAAAGTTAAATTTCTTTCACTTCTTTAAACATCCATTCAGTAATAATGACGTCAGTTAAAATTATTTTGTAATGACGCACCGTGGTGCAGTGGTTCACACtgtctccccgtgtcagcgtgggtctcctccaggtgctccagcttcctcccacagtccaaagacatgcaggttaaatgTCTTGCTTACTTGCCATTgcctccatttgatttccttaATTCCTCATTCGATCTCTTTAGCTCTTCCATGTCTCTTTTAGTAGCCATTCTGCCACAGATTAACTTGCTGCCTGATGGTAGTTGCTGGGCCTCAGCTGAGCCCGGAGCTGGCCTGATGGTTACTGAAACCTTGAGCCTGTCTCCAGCGTTGAGCCTGCGTGATGGCTGCTGGGCTCTGCTGAATCCCAAGCCTAGGCCGGGCCTGGTGGTCTTAACTTGGCCCAGTGCTCAATCTGGTTTTGCAGATTTCACCTCGATGTGTTAAAATAATGGCTTACAAATCACTAGTTAAAATTTGGTGGAGAAAATGGTGAGAATTGACAAGAGTTTAGGCAGATTGTTTTAGCTGGTTCCACATGTTGTTTACACGCCTGCTGCCTCAGCTACACTGCTGTATTCCAGTGGTGCAGGTAAGAGGGAGCTGGTCACTCTTTGTCCTCACAGTTTGTCCTTTGCTTGGGAAGTTaggtggcagactttgtttctGGCTGCTTGTGCTAACTTGTTCACCAGGAACCTTCAGACGGGACCTCTGCCTGAAGAAACAGAACTCCTGAGTTTCTGCTGTGTCAGCAGACAGTGGAGTTCAGAGAGGATGCCTTTACACATCCAGATAAAAGTTGCAAATAAACAAATCATGTGTGGAGTCCAGTGATCCCAACACTGGTCTGTTTATCAGCAGGACTGGGGGAAAACAACTGGTTTAATTTTTATGAATCTTGGAAGAAGAGTGAAGCAAAGTCCAAGCAAGAACCCATCAGAACGTTGAGTGGATCTTAATCATGGGGCAGATAGATGAACTATTTTCATGTATGATCACATTGTGACACAGGGCTTCTGGCCTTGGTCAACGTCTGCGCTCTCTGAGTGCCTTTCTAGTTTACAAAGTTATTTATAGAAAGTTTGAAGAAAGAAAGTTTGATCATTTTTACCTGTTTCAGCTGCACACTGTGACCTAACTGGTGCAAGTGTCATATAAACAAACAACCCACCTATGAGCCGTGGTCTCAGAGTAGCAACTGAAAAGAGGAGTGAGTAGGTCcttatagagtgtgccagtaaacctggAACTCAGTTAgtgcttttagcacttccggttctctcgtctaaaagtcaaaacgttttttgaatgggattttggtaaaatgcctcaaataaggtctgtggttaacaaaagcttaagcgagtttcaggttttgttctacgacataaaacacgtcagtaaataccctacttgtgaattttgaagctttaacgtgtcgtaaaaaaggcggttgctaacaagttgctcaatacgactacaatccctgtcggggacattaaacgtcatcacccccgaacaggcgagagtgctggcagtccgccattacagcttcttatttagcttaaacagtccgatttcccca
It encodes the following:
- the LOC125897863 gene encoding olfactory receptor 52N5-like — translated: MENQTLRTDILLLEGLKVTPHSSIPAFILLLLIYIFIMVSNIGLVVLIFTERSLHQPMYLLFCNMSINDAFGATTIIPPLLGDIFIPVTERHIHYIDCAVQAFCSHVHASATHTVLMIMAFDRYVAICNPLRYATIMTNRMVVSLSVSAWAVALVMVAILVGLSVRLSRCRWIIFNPFCDNASLFKLSCESVLINNIYGLGYTVLLLGSSIGSVTLTYLRIAIVCLSSKNKALNSKALQTCATHLAVYIIMFVSGAIIIILHRFPYLTDHRKLASIMFHVVPPSMNAVIYGLQIKAVRQKLMIIFNRKTTTASQVN